TCAGCTTGGTAGAGCACTTGGTTTGGGACCAAGGGGTCGCAGGTTCGAATCCTGTCTTCCCGACTCTTAAGAAAAAAATGGGGGCTTAGCTCAGCTGGGAGAGCGCCTGCTTTGCACGCAGGAGGTCAGCGGTTCGATCCCGCTAGTCTCCACCATTTTACTTAAAACTATATTTTTCATGGCGGTGTAGCTCAGCTGGCTAGAGCGTACGGTTCATACCCGTGAGGTCGGGGGTTCGATCCCCTCCGCCGCCATATTGGACCTTTAGCTCAGTTGGTCAGAGCAAACGGCTCATAACCGTTGGGTCGCAGGTTCGAGTCCTGCAAGGTCCACCATCGTTTTATTTTCATATCATACGGAGGAATACCCAAGTCTGGCTGAAGGGATCGGTCTTGAAAACCGACAGGGGCTTAACGGCCCGCGGGGGTTCGAATCCCTCTTCCTCCGCCATTATTATTATCGCGGGATAGAGCAGTCTGGTAGCTCGTCGGGCTCATAACCCGGAGGTCGGTGGTTCAAATCCACCTCCCGCAATTTATTTTATTTATAAGTGGTCCCGTGGTGTAGCGGTTAACATGCCTGCCTGTCACGCAGGAGATCGCGGGTTCGATTCCCGTCGGGACCGCCATTTAAAATTCAAGTGGTTCAGTAGCTCAGTCGGTAGAGCATGTGATTGAAGCTCACAGTGTCGGCGGTTCGATTCCGTCCTGAACCACCATTTGTGTTGCCGGTCTAGCTCAATTGGCAGAGCAACTGACTTGTAATCAGTAGGTTGGGGGTTCGATTCCTCTGGCCGGCACCATTTTTTGCGGTATCATGGAGGGGTAGCGAAGTGGCTAAACGCGGCGGACTGTAAATCCGCTCCTTCGGGTTCGGCAGTTCGAATCTGCCCCCCTCCATATATAGGGGTATAGTTCAATGGTAGAATAGAGGTCTCCAAAACCTTTGATGTGGGTTCAATTCCTACTACCCCTGCCAATATGGCGGTTGTGGTGAAGTGGTTAACACACCGGATTGTGGTTCCGGCATTCGTGGGTTCGATCCCCATCAGCCGCCCCATTTTATTGGGCTATCGCCAAGCGGTAAGGCAACGGTTTTTGGTACCGTCATGCGCAGGTTCGAATCCTGCTAGCCCAGCTTCAAGGCGCCATAGCCAAGGGGTAAGGCCGAGGACTGCAAATCCTCTATCACCGGTTCAAATCCGGTTGGCGCCTCCATTTTCTTATTCCCATGCGGAAGTAGTTCAGTGTTCAGAACATGCTTCTACCTGAAGCAAGACATAGGTTCAAATCCTATCTTCCGCTTTATAATTTTATTAATACTGGGCCACCGTGGCGGAATTGGCAGACGCGCTGGACTCAAAATCCAGTTCCCATTGCGGGAGTGTCGGTTCGATCCCGACCGGTGGTATAACTTGTTTTCCAAAACAATATAAATGATATGTTTAATAATTGCCCGAAGGCAGTCAGAATGAATCATTTCATCTGGCTGCTTTTTTGCGTCCCAACAATACGAGGAGGAGATAGTACGAGTAACAACGACAAGACCAAGAACGTTGCAGTTCTTGTAAAAGAAATACTGCAGAGGAGATAATACCTTCCTCAACAGCAACCAACAACTAAAGAAGCCCTGCACTTCAATTTTCCTGAAGTGCGGGGCTTCTTTTACTCCCTGTAGATTACCAGGGCAGCGTATGAACTGCCATTGGAGAACTTGATGTCGAGGATCTCCAGCTGATGATTTTCATCGAGGAATGCATTCACTTTCTTTTCGAGACCCTTCTCCGTCATCGCGCTCAGTGTCTTGACTTTCATAATGGGATGCTCCCTTCATTAGTATTTGTCCCCATTATCATCCAAAGTTGACAGAAAAGTCGCTTAATATAGTAGAATGGGATGAAAGTCATAGATAAAGGGGAAAACATGATGGGGACATTCACCAAATATATGAATCTGAAATACAGTAGGGAAGAGAAGGCATTATACTTCATAAGCTGTGAAAGCGGCATGCACCAGCTGTGGAAGTACAATCCGTCAACAGGCAGGAAAATGCAGCTCACCAGGTTCGAACAGAACGTCAAGAACTATTGGCTTGAAGATGGACACATTACAATCGCAGCGGACTACCATGGAAACGAGCGGAACCAGTTCCACATGATGGATGGCGAGGACATCGGGACGCTGATTGAAGATCTCGACTACTTCCACCATTACGGGGAATATGATGATGATCAGAACATATATACCATGGTCCGCAACCACCATGAATCCTCCAATTTTGACCTTTGCCTTGTCCATGCCAAAGGTTCTGTCAGAGTGCTTCGAACTTTTGATGGACCAGTCCATTTCATTTCCGAACTCCCTGGGGACAGACTGCTGCTGTCGAAAGATGTGAATAACATTGATGAAGCGCTGATGATCTATGATATGGATAAGGATGAAATGGAGGATGTACCGTTGACCGAAGCCCGATTCTCCGCCTTCAAGTTCCATGAAGACAGGTGCCTGTGCCTCAGCGACATGCATGATGGATACATGAACGTCCATGAAATCAACGTGGAAGAGGGCAGTCATAGGCGACTCACCGCATTCGAATGGGACGTTGAACATTTCAAAGTATCCGCAGACAAGACGGAAGCAATTCTTTCGTGCAATGAGAATGGACAATCCGTACTCTATCGGATGGATCTTGAAACATCGTCGACCGAGAAACTGGAGGTCATAGACGATGGTGTCGTGCATTCTTTGGCCTACGGAGAAGGGCGTGAGCTGTTCCTGATCCATTCCTCGGTCGACCAGCCGCATCGTATATGCCGCCATTCACTTGAAACCGGTGAGATGGAAACTGTGCTCGGAAACACTGATCAGGCATCGGAAGTTTCGTGGCGCATATCATCCTACCGTTCATTTGACGATCTGGAAGTGCCATATTTCATATATGAGACGGACCAGGAAGGGAAGAAGACCGTCATCCATATACATGGAGGCCCGGAATCGCAGGCCAGACCGGAATTCAATGCGCTCTATTACCAGCTGAACAGAGCAGGTTTCCAGGTCGTTGTGCCGAATATCAGGGGCAGCAAGGGCTATGGTCGCAGCTATCTTAAAGCTGATGACAAGGAGAAGCGCCTGGATGCGATGAAGGATGTCATCGAACTGAGGCGTCATCTGATGGAGGGTGGAATGGCCGAAGACTCCCGAATCTCGGTGATGGGCAGGAGCTATGGCGGGCTGATGACGCTTCTTCTGGTTACCCATCATTCCGAACTTTGGGCCTCTGCAGTGGATATCGTCGGCATCTCGCACCTCAGGACCTTCCTAGATCATACACCGCCATGGAGAAGGGCGCTGCG
The sequence above is drawn from the Salinicoccus roseus genome and encodes:
- a CDS encoding sporulation protein Cse60; the protein is MKVKTLSAMTEKGLEKKVNAFLDENHQLEILDIKFSNGSSYAALVIYRE
- a CDS encoding alpha/beta hydrolase family protein, with the protein product MKVIDKGENMMGTFTKYMNLKYSREEKALYFISCESGMHQLWKYNPSTGRKMQLTRFEQNVKNYWLEDGHITIAADYHGNERNQFHMMDGEDIGTLIEDLDYFHHYGEYDDDQNIYTMVRNHHESSNFDLCLVHAKGSVRVLRTFDGPVHFISELPGDRLLLSKDVNNIDEALMIYDMDKDEMEDVPLTEARFSAFKFHEDRCLCLSDMHDGYMNVHEINVEEGSHRRLTAFEWDVEHFKVSADKTEAILSCNENGQSVLYRMDLETSSTEKLEVIDDGVVHSLAYGEGRELFLIHSSVDQPHRICRHSLETGEMETVLGNTDQASEVSWRISSYRSFDDLEVPYFIYETDQEGKKTVIHIHGGPESQARPEFNALYYQLNRAGFQVVVPNIRGSKGYGRSYLKADDKEKRLDAMKDVIELRRHLMEGGMAEDSRISVMGRSYGGLMTLLLVTHHSELWASAVDIVGISHLRTFLDHTPPWRRALRAAEYGSIEESGAFLDDISPLSRSKDISVPLMVFHSHHDARVPYSESVQMVEAMKENGQYVGFTAYENEGHTYMHQENIDDMNSKILEFFNRTLQHP